In the Helianthus annuus cultivar XRQ/B chromosome 11, HanXRQr2.0-SUNRISE, whole genome shotgun sequence genome, one interval contains:
- the LOC110889699 gene encoding protein LURP-one-related 8 has translation MTKVYPNAVIPQPATVTAPTRGPLVLTIWKKSLLFNCHGFTVFDSNGNLVYRVDNYAAGTKAEILLMDATGRSLLTLRRKRLSLVDNWTVYDGETAANPKFTVTKHVNLLNTKSIAHVNITGSKTKKPVYEIEGSYTQRCCVVYDEKRRHVAEINRKEAVGGVKFGGDVFRLVVQPEIDPTVAMALVIILDQMFQ, from the exons ATGACGAAGGTATACCCTAACGCCGTTATTCCCCAGCCTGCCACCGTCACCGCCCCTACCCGTGGTCCCCTTGTCCTCACTATTTGGAAGAAGTCTCTTCTCTTCAATTGCCATGGCTTTACCGTCTTCGATTCCAATGGCAATCTTGTTTATCGAGTCGATAACTACGCTGCTGGAACCAAGGCCGAGATCCTCCTCATGGACGCCACAGGCCGCTCTCTTCTCACCCTCCGCCGCAAG AGGTTAAGTTTAGTGGACAACTGGACGGTGTACGATGGAGAAACCGCAGCGAATCCTAAATTCACAGTGACAAAACACGTGAATCTCCTCAACACAAAGTCCATAGCTCACGTGAACATAACGGGTTCCAAAACAAAGAAGCCAGTATACGAGATCGAAGGCTCATATACGCAGAGATGCTGCGTTGTCTACGATGAAAAGCGGCGCCACGTAGCTGAAATCAACCGCAAGGAGGCGGTTGGAGGTGTGAAGTTCGGTGGTGATGTATTTCGTTTGGTTGTGCAGCCGGAGATTGATCCAACGGTTGCAATGGCACTAGTCATCATCCTAGATCAGATGTTCCAATAA